The following is a genomic window from Bosea sp. RAC05.
GCAGCCGCCCGCCGCCAGCGCCAGCCACGCGGCTCCCATCAGGGCGATCCGGCCCAGCCCGCTTCGCATCGGCAATCCCCCTGCCGCTCCCGTCCCCACGCCGCCGGCCGCGCCGGTACGGGCGATCAGCCGCCGCGCGCCTCGACGACCTTGCGGCAGTCGCTTGAGAGCTTCGCCTTGTTGTCCTTCAGGCAGGCGTTCATCGGCTGCGGCTGGCCGATGAAGGAGGCACAGAGTTTCTGCGCGTCCGGGCGGCAGGCCATCTGTTCGGCGCGCGTCGGGCCCGACTGGGCACCGGCGAAGGAGGTGCCCGCGACCAGGAGGGCGCAGGCGAGCAACAGCGATGTCTTCATGGGTCGATCCTCTCGGATGGCAGTCGCCCCCGCGGTCGCACGACCGGAGAGCCCACGGACCATGGCGCGATGCGCCTCCCCCGCCCATGCCATGTTCATGGGGAGCGCTTTCATGGGGAGCCCTCACGCGGCGGCCTGGGGCAGGGCGTCCACCACGGGCACGGCACTCGAGAGGGCGTCCGTGGCGACGGTCACGCTGCGGCGGATACCGGGAATGGCGAGTTCGTCGATCGCCTCCTCGACCAGTCGCTGGATCAGCGCCCGGCCGCGCTCGGCGCTCGCGGCACCGATGTTGAAGGCCAACACCAGCGAGGCGCTCTCGCCCTCCGCGGGCTCGTTGAGCTTCGCCGCGATGTCGCCGACGATCGCCTGGCGGATTGGCGGCTCGCTGCGCAGGGCAGCGGCGGCCTGGCGCGTGAACAGCATGATGTCGTTGCGGTCCGGCGCGCGGTCGAGCGCCACGGTGACGCTCAGGCGCACCAGCTTGCGGCTGTGATTGGTGACCGCCCCGAGTTCGCCGAGTGGGATGGTGTGAAGCCGACCGTCTTCCTCGCGCAGGCGGATGCTGCGCAGGTTGATCTCTTCGACGAGGCCGCGTCGGGTGCCGACCTCGACCGACTCGCCGATCCGGAAGACGTCGTCGACGATGTGGAACACCCCTGAGACGATGTCCTTGACCAGGGCCTGCGAGCCGAAGCTGATCGCCAGGCCGACGATTCCGGCACCGGCCATCAGCGGGGTGATGTCGACGCCGAGCGCCGAGAGTCCGACCAGCGAGAACACCACGCAGATCAGCGTGATCGTGGTCGCGCGCAGGATCGGCAACACCGTCGAGAGCCGGGCCAGGCGCGCATCCCGCTCCTGCGCCGTGCCGGCGGCTTCCGTCGGCGTCAGCGCCGCCTCGGTCCAGACATGCACGAGGGCGGCGCAGGCGGCTCCCAGCACGAAAACGATCGAGGCGAAGTTCAGCCGATAGCCGAGCATCTGTGCGCCATCGGCCGGGAGCCAGCCGAAGGCCCCGACCAGCCAGAATTCGAGGCCGATCCGCAGGATCATCACCGCCGCGAGGCTGTCGATGACCACGCGCAGCACGAAGAGCTGCCGCAT
Proteins encoded in this region:
- a CDS encoding mechanosensitive ion channel family protein, which produces MPGETAMPAAAAAAETLRSGIAPLDAMRRLVETVDREVVTALTALPGLPGELMTVAERGWPESATTLPVTLGVCLVVALAYVATRSGLAQARLRAGSARSALAGMAGLAGLEILALLAAALAGRVLLVRGLGILPGSEALPRDMVIALVRWLMGLTLLIILFQPAMKRFRLTRVDDAGARKAVRRFAILFAIAHLHAVLLASAQRSGLSDEAAKLISGLVAAALTAGAVQMFVSLGRHGMAAGARLLAIGLSGLALVFWLWGWVSGAFALYHGAVGTIVVLLLALALDRAVAVSIRDSRQPAEMRQLFVLRVVIDSLAAVMILRIGLEFWLVGAFGWLPADGAQMLGYRLNFASIVFVLGAACAALVHVWTEAALTPTEAAGTAQERDARLARLSTVLPILRATTITLICVVFSLVGLSALGVDITPLMAGAGIVGLAISFGSQALVKDIVSGVFHIVDDVFRIGESVEVGTRRGLVEEINLRSIRLREEDGRLHTIPLGELGAVTNHSRKLVRLSVTVALDRAPDRNDIMLFTRQAAAALRSEPPIRQAIVGDIAAKLNEPAEGESASLVLAFNIGAASAERGRALIQRLVEEAIDELAIPGIRRSVTVATDALSSAVPVVDALPQAAA